The following proteins come from a genomic window of Methanosarcina sp. MTP4:
- the fpoF gene encoding F420H2 dehydrogenase subunit FpoF — MPPKIAEVIENDVCAACGACEAVCPIGAVTVKKAAEIRDPNDLSLYEKGAGYQVCEGCFTCGRVCPVVDGFIDDELANVRSFFGAKAKDSVGSQDGGVSTALLKALFRKGEIDCAVGIARNENWEPEVVLITSAEDVDKTRGTKYTSDPVLTVLREAFEKYNRIAIVGVPCQTHAASLIRENVNEKIVLIIGLLCMESFHHDVMLEKIVPEILQVKTEDIVKMEFTKGKFWVYTKDEEVHSVAIKEIAKFARNPCHNCCDYTSVFADISVGSVGAPDGWNSVFIRSETGEKYFNMVRDEFEINEDPKPGLDLVEKLIGMKRKGNAEHFLEVCEKFSFETGIRNETV, encoded by the coding sequence TTGCCACCAAAAATTGCAGAAGTCATTGAAAATGACGTTTGCGCAGCCTGTGGGGCATGCGAAGCCGTATGTCCTATCGGGGCTGTTACCGTGAAGAAGGCGGCAGAAATTCGAGATCCGAACGACCTGTCCCTGTATGAAAAAGGGGCTGGATACCAGGTTTGTGAAGGCTGCTTTACCTGCGGCAGGGTCTGTCCCGTAGTTGACGGTTTCATCGACGATGAACTTGCAAACGTGCGTAGTTTCTTTGGCGCAAAAGCCAAAGATTCCGTAGGAAGCCAGGACGGTGGAGTATCCACTGCCTTGCTGAAGGCTCTCTTCAGGAAAGGTGAAATCGACTGTGCTGTCGGGATTGCCAGAAATGAGAACTGGGAACCTGAAGTGGTCCTGATTACAAGTGCTGAAGACGTGGACAAGACCAGAGGGACCAAGTATACCTCGGACCCCGTACTTACGGTTCTCAGGGAAGCTTTTGAGAAATACAACCGGATTGCAATAGTAGGTGTGCCCTGCCAGACCCATGCGGCAAGTTTGATCCGGGAAAATGTTAACGAAAAGATCGTGCTCATCATCGGGCTGCTCTGTATGGAAAGTTTCCACCATGATGTGATGCTCGAAAAGATCGTCCCCGAGATTCTGCAGGTCAAAACCGAAGACATCGTAAAGATGGAATTCACCAAAGGTAAGTTCTGGGTCTACACAAAAGACGAAGAAGTCCATTCCGTGGCCATCAAGGAAATTGCAAAGTTTGCCAGGAACCCCTGTCACAACTGCTGTGACTACACCTCGGTCTTTGCCGACATTTCCGTAGGTTCGGTTGGTGCTCCTGACGGCTGGAACTCGGTCTTCATCCGGAGTGAAACAGGTGAGAAGTACTTCAACATGGTTCGCGATGAATTTGAAATCAACGAAGACCCGAAGCCTGGCCTGGATCTTGTCGAAAAGCTCATTGGCATGAAGCGCAAGGGCAACGCCGAGCATTTCCTGGAAGTCTGCGAAAAATTCAGTTTTGAGACCGGCATCCGCAACGAAACGGTCTGA
- a CDS encoding FprA family A-type flavoprotein, translated as MESGERGGAVELARGVYWVGAIDWNGRDFHGFTTPEGTTYNAYLVVGEKTALIDTVKADFAGEMLERIREIIDPAKIDYIVVNHMEMDHAGALAELKEHTDASIFITRRGRDILDGYFKPSGCDDWDFQIVRTGDQLILGSKTLVFLEATMLHWPDSMETFLIENSILFSNDAFGQHIATSKRYDYEVGDLIPAAAEYYANILMPFGVPLLRYLGRLKEYGISPKQIAPSHGVVWKRDLDKILKAYTTWANGKVREKVLVIYDSMWGSTEIMAKEIAEAARKAGVEVKLLHLRKNTRNHIMKEMLDSAAFAIGSPTLNNGIFPSVGDFLAYLKGLRPPKKKAAAFGSYGWGGGAVKTIEQELKNSGVELLEPGIQVRYRPEGSELEMCRDLGRKLAEISKE; from the coding sequence ATGGAAAGTGGAGAAAGAGGCGGAGCCGTTGAGCTTGCCAGAGGGGTTTACTGGGTAGGGGCAATTGACTGGAACGGGAGGGACTTTCATGGCTTTACCACACCGGAGGGAACCACCTACAACGCCTATCTGGTAGTGGGGGAGAAAACCGCCCTCATCGACACCGTGAAGGCCGATTTTGCAGGGGAGATGCTGGAGCGTATCCGGGAGATCATTGACCCTGCGAAAATCGATTATATCGTGGTAAACCACATGGAAATGGACCATGCCGGAGCCCTTGCGGAACTGAAGGAGCACACGGATGCAAGCATCTTCATAACGAGGCGGGGCAGGGACATTCTGGACGGCTATTTCAAGCCCTCTGGCTGCGATGACTGGGACTTTCAAATTGTCCGGACCGGGGACCAGCTGATTCTGGGCAGCAAAACCCTGGTATTCCTGGAAGCAACCATGCTCCACTGGCCTGACAGCATGGAGACTTTCCTGATAGAAAACAGTATCCTCTTTTCAAATGATGCCTTCGGGCAGCACATTGCCACTTCCAAACGTTATGATTATGAAGTCGGAGACCTGATCCCCGCCGCTGCTGAGTATTACGCCAACATCCTCATGCCCTTCGGGGTGCCCCTTCTCCGCTACCTGGGAAGGCTTAAAGAGTACGGGATTTCCCCCAAACAGATCGCCCCATCCCACGGCGTGGTCTGGAAACGGGACCTCGACAAAATCCTGAAAGCCTATACCACCTGGGCAAACGGAAAGGTAAGGGAAAAAGTCCTCGTGATCTATGACAGCATGTGGGGCAGCACCGAAATAATGGCGAAGGAAATTGCAGAAGCCGCCCGGAAAGCCGGAGTGGAGGTAAAACTCCTGCACCTCCGGAAAAATACCCGGAACCACATCATGAAAGAGATGCTGGATTCGGCAGCCTTTGCTATCGGCTCCCCCACCCTGAATAACGGGATATTTCCTTCCGTAGGGGACTTTCTTGCCTACCTGAAAGGCCTACGCCCCCCGAAGAAAAAAGCCGCAGCCTTCGGCTCCTACGGCTGGGGAGGAGGTGCCGTAAAAACTATAGAACAAGAACTGAAAAACTCAGGAGTGGAGCTCCTCGAACCGGGCATCCAGGTAAGGTACAGGCCGGAAGGATCGGAACTGGAGATGTGCAGGGACCTCGGAAGGAAACTTGCGGAGATTTCAAAAGAATAA
- a CDS encoding adenylate kinase family protein, whose amino-acid sequence MLIGLTGTPGTGKTSVGKLLEKRRGWKVIYLNDLIKEEKLYSEVDEKRDAVIADMELVRVRLEGILGTEENEKDEGHKKNKGHNNEEIFILESHLAHHIADTVIVLRAYPPELKKRLEKRGYSEEKINENAEAEAIDLILVEADEWCEKVYEVNTTGRTAEETAGDVEKIIDYLAGGKEEELDEFRPGSLDWINSVP is encoded by the coding sequence ATGCTCATAGGACTTACAGGCACTCCGGGCACGGGAAAAACTTCCGTTGGCAAACTCCTGGAAAAACGCAGGGGATGGAAAGTCATCTACCTCAATGACCTGATTAAAGAAGAAAAACTCTATTCTGAAGTCGATGAAAAAAGGGACGCTGTTATTGCGGATATGGAGCTTGTCAGGGTGCGCCTGGAAGGGATCCTTGGAACTGAAGAAAACGAAAAGGACGAAGGTCACAAAAAGAATAAAGGCCACAATAACGAAGAAATATTCATCCTTGAAAGCCACCTCGCCCACCATATCGCAGATACCGTGATCGTGCTGAGGGCATATCCCCCCGAGCTGAAAAAAAGGCTTGAGAAGCGCGGCTATTCCGAGGAGAAAATAAACGAGAATGCCGAAGCCGAAGCTATTGACCTGATCCTTGTTGAAGCCGACGAATGGTGTGAAAAGGTATATGAAGTGAACACCACCGGCAGGACGGCGGAAGAAACCGCAGGGGATGTGGAAAAAATCATAGATTACCTGGCGGGCGGAAAAGAGGAAGAGCTGGATGAATTCAGGCCCGGGTCCCTGGACTGGATAAACTCTGTTCCCTGA
- a CDS encoding carboxymuconolactone decarboxylase family protein, with protein sequence MPEEAEKLIEEMGEKIGFTPGILETLKEIDPRFVHKYGVCNKKLLSDGALPAKVKSLMALAVVASKQCEACTMAQMRNALNNGATKEEIMETMDVIFITSGAPAISACREALKLLK encoded by the coding sequence ATGCCAGAAGAAGCAGAAAAGTTAATTGAAGAGATGGGGGAAAAGATAGGCTTTACCCCGGGAATTCTGGAAACCTTGAAAGAGATTGATCCCAGGTTCGTGCACAAATACGGAGTTTGTAACAAGAAACTCCTGTCCGACGGTGCCCTCCCGGCAAAGGTGAAGAGCCTGATGGCCCTTGCGGTTGTGGCTTCCAAACAGTGCGAAGCCTGTACCATGGCTCAGATGAGAAATGCCCTCAATAACGGAGCCACCAAAGAAGAGATCATGGAAACCATGGACGTCATCTTCATAACTTCGGGAGCTCCCGCAATCTCAGCATGCAGGGAAGCTCTAAAGCTGTTAAAATAA
- a CDS encoding nicotinamide-nucleotide adenylyltransferase translates to MMRAFYIGRFQPYHFGHHKVITRIAEEVDELVIGIGSAQKSHDPNDPFTAGERVLMLHNALEDLSIRHYILPIEDVRYNSIWVHHVAARTPRFDVVYSNNPLVIQLFREAGFCVKESPLYVRDTFSGTEIRKLMIAGDEWKHLVPKPVSDVIEEIDGVTRLRNVAKSDNNSSL, encoded by the coding sequence ATGATGCGAGCCTTTTACATCGGACGATTTCAGCCGTATCATTTCGGGCACCATAAAGTGATCACACGGATAGCAGAGGAAGTGGACGAACTGGTCATAGGGATCGGAAGTGCTCAGAAAAGCCATGATCCCAACGACCCTTTCACAGCAGGGGAACGGGTGCTTATGCTCCACAATGCCCTGGAAGACCTCAGCATCCGGCATTACATTCTCCCCATCGAAGATGTAAGGTATAATTCAATCTGGGTCCACCACGTTGCGGCCAGGACCCCTCGCTTTGACGTGGTGTACTCGAACAACCCTCTTGTAATTCAGCTTTTCAGGGAAGCCGGTTTTTGCGTCAAGGAGTCCCCTCTTTACGTCCGGGATACATTTTCGGGCACCGAGATCCGGAAACTGATGATTGCCGGAGATGAGTGGAAACACCTGGTCCCGAAACCCGTTTCCGATGTAATCGAGGAAATCGATGGGGTAACCCGTCTTCGGAATGTGGCAAAAAGCGACAATAACTCTTCTTTGTAA
- a CDS encoding class II SORL domain-containing protein, which translates to MAEIAAEEKVNKPVDPENLTEGEKKHLPIIEAPETVIAGEPFKVTVTVGSIPHVMEEKHFIEWVELYLRNKLVGRKELSPSDENARATFRVEADEALIAIKEIETCTIHGVNICGECGEKSVITNLYAREHCNIHGLWEAARKIEVMSGEEGKGRKCSWKA; encoded by the coding sequence ATGGCCGAAATTGCAGCTGAAGAGAAAGTAAACAAACCGGTTGACCCTGAAAACCTGACCGAAGGCGAAAAGAAACACTTACCTATTATCGAAGCTCCCGAAACCGTGATTGCAGGAGAGCCCTTCAAGGTCACTGTGACCGTAGGCAGCATCCCGCATGTGATGGAGGAAAAACACTTCATCGAATGGGTTGAGCTTTATCTGCGCAACAAGCTCGTGGGGCGCAAAGAACTGTCGCCTTCCGATGAGAATGCTCGGGCCACTTTCAGGGTAGAAGCTGATGAGGCCCTGATCGCCATCAAAGAAATTGAAACCTGCACTATACACGGAGTGAACATCTGCGGAGAGTGCGGAGAAAAGTCCGTGATAACGAACCTGTACGCCCGGGAACACTGCAACATCCACGGGCTCTGGGAGGCAGCCAGGAAAATAGAGGTCATGTCTGGAGAAGAAGGCAAAGGCAGGAAGTGTTCCTGGAAAGCCTGA
- the mer gene encoding 5,10-methylenetetrahydromethanopterin reductase, whose product MKFGIEFVPSDPVLKIATYAKLAEEQGFDNVWITDHYNNRDVYTTLAVLALNTNSIKIGSGVTNSYTRNPAITASSIGAVNEISGGRAILGLGPGDKATFDAMGVEWVKPLATTREAIQALRGFFAGEKVSMDGDVVKFGGAKLAFKTGNIPIYMGAQGPKMLELAGEVADGVLINASHPKDFEVAVEQIKKGAAKTGRDPAEVDVTAYACFSIDKDPAKAVSAAKVVVAFIVAGSPDLVLERHGIPVEAKGQIGEAIAKGDFGALMGGLVTDQMVEAFAICGTPEDCMQRIRDLEAIGVTQVVAGSPIGPNKEKAIKLIGKEIIAKM is encoded by the coding sequence ATGAAGTTCGGAATCGAATTTGTGCCGAGCGATCCAGTTTTAAAGATCGCAACTTACGCAAAGCTTGCAGAAGAACAGGGATTCGACAATGTCTGGATCACTGACCACTACAACAACCGTGATGTTTATACCACTCTTGCCGTGCTTGCTCTGAACACCAACAGCATCAAGATCGGTTCCGGAGTTACCAACTCCTACACCAGGAACCCTGCAATCACAGCATCCAGCATCGGTGCAGTTAACGAAATTTCCGGCGGCAGGGCTATCCTGGGTCTCGGTCCTGGGGACAAGGCAACCTTCGACGCAATGGGTGTCGAGTGGGTCAAGCCCCTCGCAACCACCAGGGAAGCCATTCAGGCCCTCAGGGGTTTCTTCGCAGGTGAGAAGGTCTCCATGGACGGAGATGTAGTCAAGTTCGGCGGCGCAAAGCTTGCATTCAAGACCGGAAACATCCCCATTTACATGGGTGCCCAGGGTCCCAAGATGCTCGAGCTCGCCGGTGAAGTGGCTGACGGTGTCCTGATCAATGCTTCCCACCCCAAGGACTTTGAAGTTGCCGTTGAGCAAATCAAGAAGGGTGCCGCAAAGACAGGCCGCGACCCCGCTGAAGTTGATGTGACCGCATACGCTTGTTTCTCCATTGACAAGGACCCTGCAAAGGCTGTCAGCGCTGCAAAAGTAGTAGTTGCATTCATCGTTGCCGGTTCCCCTGACCTTGTCCTTGAACGCCACGGCATCCCTGTCGAAGCCAAGGGCCAGATCGGTGAAGCCATTGCCAAGGGAGACTTCGGAGCCCTCATGGGCGGCCTTGTCACCGACCAGATGGTCGAAGCTTTTGCTATCTGCGGAACTCCTGAGGACTGCATGCAGAGGATCCGGGACCTTGAAGCCATTGGCGTAACCCAGGTCGTTGCCGGTTCCCCGATAGGTCCTAACAAGGAAAAGGCAATAAAGCTTATAGGGAAAGAAATCATTGCAAAGATGTAA
- the budA gene encoding acetolactate decarboxylase has translation MKKHSFLILAIVFASLLLSGCAERNGDTGNDMEVELSGVDEVPPESAGLENDVLYQVSTLDALLQSVYDGILPIEELETHGDFGIGTFDGLEGEMLALDGDYYQIKTDGLAYPVSGEMTTPFATVTFFETDESFGLEGPMNLTELEAFLDSKLPSENLFYAVRVEGNFSFMKARSVPKQEKPYPRLVDVVSTQAVFEFENISGTLVGFRAPDYVKGVNVPGYHIHFITTDRSAGGHVLDFELEEGDAAVDITRAFFMELPTSGDFYEVELGQDLQSDLERVEK, from the coding sequence ATGAAAAAACACAGTTTTTTAATTCTGGCAATAGTTTTCGCATCTCTTCTCCTCTCCGGATGTGCTGAACGTAATGGCGATACCGGGAATGATATGGAGGTCGAGCTTTCGGGTGTTGATGAAGTCCCTCCGGAATCAGCTGGTTTGGAAAACGACGTCCTCTATCAGGTCTCCACCCTTGATGCCCTGCTCCAGAGTGTCTATGACGGCATTCTTCCTATCGAAGAGCTTGAAACTCACGGGGATTTCGGGATCGGGACTTTCGACGGACTCGAAGGGGAAATGCTTGCCCTTGACGGAGATTATTACCAGATAAAAACCGATGGGCTTGCCTACCCTGTTTCCGGGGAAATGACCACTCCTTTTGCCACGGTAACCTTCTTTGAAACAGACGAGAGTTTCGGGCTGGAGGGGCCAATGAACCTCACGGAACTCGAAGCTTTCCTGGACTCAAAGCTCCCTTCGGAAAATCTCTTCTATGCAGTCCGGGTTGAGGGAAACTTTTCCTTCATGAAGGCGCGAAGTGTTCCAAAGCAGGAAAAACCGTACCCCAGGCTTGTGGACGTTGTCTCAACTCAGGCAGTCTTTGAATTTGAAAATATAAGTGGCACACTGGTAGGGTTCAGGGCTCCCGACTACGTGAAAGGAGTCAATGTGCCGGGCTACCATATTCACTTTATTACCACGGATAGGAGCGCAGGAGGGCATGTCCTTGACTTTGAGCTTGAAGAAGGGGATGCCGCAGTTGACATCACCAGGGCTTTCTTCATGGAACTTCCTACCAGCGGCGACTTTTATGAAGTGGAACTGGGTCAGGATCTTCAGTCTGATTTAGAAAGGGTTGAAAAGTAA
- a CDS encoding DUF2180 family protein: MRCYECAKAGKYTDAVAICIVCGRGVCKEHLIHEETPAWEGDYPIELKPDLENIKRIVCIPCHEALKENCMFDEVC, translated from the coding sequence ATGAGATGCTATGAATGCGCCAAAGCAGGCAAGTACACGGACGCCGTTGCGATCTGTATCGTGTGTGGGAGAGGGGTTTGCAAAGAACACCTGATCCATGAGGAAACCCCGGCGTGGGAAGGGGACTATCCGATCGAGTTGAAACCGGACCTTGAAAATATCAAGCGGATTGTTTGCATTCCCTGCCATGAAGCGCTGAAGGAAAACTGCATGTTTGACGAGGTTTGTTAA
- a CDS encoding ferritin family protein — protein sequence MKYAFQEVVDEVSKLKDLDEAIALAAEREKEARTFYMEKAATTDSIQLKDLYKYLADEEAKHLHYLEEYRDTKKLPEIEIQIPSGQSFTPEFEETETGYGHMELGAIGIVIAAMRHERKSEYFYMELAKLSEDETRKKFFEMLAGYESIHYDLLDSYLESITDFRMQT from the coding sequence GTGAAATACGCATTCCAGGAAGTCGTTGATGAAGTGAGCAAGCTCAAAGACCTTGATGAAGCCATAGCCCTTGCAGCAGAAAGGGAAAAAGAAGCCAGAACCTTTTACATGGAGAAAGCAGCCACCACAGATAGTATCCAGTTAAAGGACCTCTATAAGTATCTGGCAGATGAGGAAGCAAAACACCTGCATTACCTGGAAGAATACAGGGATACAAAAAAGCTCCCTGAGATTGAGATCCAAATTCCAAGCGGCCAGTCCTTTACCCCGGAGTTTGAGGAAACTGAAACCGGTTATGGCCACATGGAGCTGGGAGCAATCGGAATCGTTATCGCAGCAATGAGGCATGAGCGGAAAAGCGAGTACTTCTACATGGAACTGGCAAAACTGAGCGAGGACGAGACGCGGAAAAAGTTTTTCGAGATGCTGGCCGGGTACGAGAGCATCCATTATGACCTTCTTGACAGCTATCTCGAATCTATCACTGATTTCAGGATGCAGACCTGA
- a CDS encoding desulfoferrodoxin FeS4 iron-binding domain-containing protein gives MAVSAVGEKYRCEICGNEVVVTKAGGGTLVCCGQDMTRVEEE, from the coding sequence ATGGCTGTTTCGGCTGTAGGGGAAAAATACCGCTGTGAAATCTGCGGTAACGAAGTGGTCGTTACAAAAGCTGGAGGCGGAACTCTCGTCTGCTGCGGGCAGGACATGACCCGTGTGGAAGAAGAGTGA
- a CDS encoding flavodoxin family protein, translating into MAETESESIKILGISGSPRKMATDYVVQEALRIAREKYNAETDYFSAKGKKLNFCIHCDFCVRKREGCVHKDDISAELYEKMMWADAWIIGTPVYQGTISAQTKTIMDRVRAVVAKDPKAFLNKVGMGIADGGDRIGGQEPALQTIHNFYIINEMIPVGGGSFGANLGATFWSQDKGPEGVSEDSEGMRSLRKTMKKFIQTAQLVKKAGPSEKPKQPEKEGK; encoded by the coding sequence ATGGCCGAAACTGAATCCGAAAGCATAAAAATTCTGGGGATCTCCGGGAGTCCCAGAAAAATGGCGACTGATTATGTGGTCCAGGAAGCCTTGCGGATTGCAAGGGAGAAATACAACGCGGAAACCGATTATTTTTCTGCGAAAGGAAAAAAGCTGAATTTTTGCATTCACTGTGATTTTTGTGTCAGGAAAAGAGAGGGCTGTGTCCACAAGGACGACATCTCGGCCGAACTGTATGAAAAAATGATGTGGGCTGATGCCTGGATCATCGGGACCCCCGTCTACCAGGGGACCATCAGTGCCCAGACAAAGACAATCATGGACCGGGTAAGGGCCGTGGTTGCAAAAGACCCGAAAGCCTTCCTGAATAAGGTAGGAATGGGGATTGCCGATGGAGGGGACCGGATAGGAGGCCAGGAACCTGCACTCCAGACCATCCACAACTTCTACATAATAAACGAAATGATTCCGGTAGGTGGAGGTTCATTCGGAGCCAATTTAGGAGCTACATTCTGGTCTCAGGACAAAGGGCCAGAGGGAGTTTCCGAAGATTCTGAGGGGATGCGGAGCCTTCGAAAAACCATGAAAAAATTCATCCAAACTGCACAGCTGGTGAAAAAGGCCGGACCCTCAGAAAAACCCAAACAGCCTGAAAAAGAAGGGAAATAA
- a CDS encoding DUF2180 family protein gives MLKCYDCAEEGKDTEAVSVCIVCGKGICMDHVKELDVPMKGGGYPLAHKMLKKDLPRMLCQECVDTILGPGFCV, from the coding sequence ATGCTGAAGTGCTATGACTGTGCCGAAGAAGGGAAAGATACCGAAGCTGTAAGTGTCTGCATCGTATGCGGGAAAGGCATATGTATGGACCACGTCAAGGAACTGGATGTGCCCATGAAAGGGGGAGGATACCCGCTGGCCCACAAGATGCTTAAAAAAGACCTTCCCAGAATGCTTTGTCAGGAATGTGTAGATACGATTCTCGGGCCCGGGTTCTGCGTATAA
- a CDS encoding cytochrome c family protein produces MFLESLKNLKKLKGNYAGGMTVEKPGLLITILFTFFFIAGLAGTLPAAAEQSEPGDFVSGQFTRSGLCSNCHGNSFGEWDGSMHSNSDEDFFYQAMLQEYGATAEAEGLPEGFCSRCHTPIGVVSEEIPPLDGSGLSEVAKEGVQCDFCHAVAESEGIGNAPYVLDPGDVKWGRRTDAQSPAHEVEAHEFYTQSEYCGMCHNIYHPANNLTLAATYTEWKESPYAEEGVQCQDCHMTPGIVEYEANPGKATSSGPEREHVYTHYFVGGNAFVTDALGEGRHEKRAIEYLQHAAALDVKAPEAAEAGETVDIEVEIKNIGAGHKIPSGVTEDREIWLELTATDAEGKELYHSGALDEAGEIDPEATVYHTVFANSEGQPTLKVWEAESILYDNRIPPKASVLENHSFVMPEGVTPPITIKSVLHYRSASQEHIDELFGEGTYTVPVIDMATYPETETSSPGIPEIGAAGMLAIVFLAVTYRKLKG; encoded by the coding sequence GTGTTCCTGGAAAGCCTGAAAAACCTGAAAAAACTTAAAGGAAACTATGCAGGGGGAATGACGGTGGAAAAGCCGGGACTTCTAATTACCATTTTATTTACCTTTTTTTTTATTGCAGGACTCGCAGGGACACTCCCCGCGGCTGCAGAGCAGAGCGAACCGGGGGATTTTGTATCGGGCCAGTTTACGAGGTCCGGGCTCTGTTCCAATTGCCACGGCAACTCTTTCGGAGAATGGGATGGGTCCATGCACTCAAACTCCGATGAGGATTTCTTTTACCAGGCAATGCTGCAGGAATACGGCGCTACTGCAGAAGCAGAAGGGCTCCCTGAAGGATTTTGTTCCCGCTGCCACACTCCCATCGGGGTGGTTTCGGAAGAAATCCCGCCCCTTGACGGTTCGGGCCTGAGCGAGGTCGCAAAAGAAGGAGTCCAGTGTGATTTCTGTCACGCTGTCGCTGAAAGCGAAGGGATAGGAAACGCTCCCTACGTGCTCGACCCCGGGGACGTGAAATGGGGCCGCAGGACAGACGCCCAGTCCCCTGCCCATGAAGTCGAAGCCCACGAATTCTACACGCAATCCGAATACTGCGGGATGTGCCACAATATCTACCACCCTGCCAACAACCTGACCCTTGCAGCCACCTACACGGAGTGGAAAGAAAGCCCGTACGCGGAAGAAGGAGTCCAGTGCCAGGACTGCCACATGACACCCGGGATTGTCGAATATGAAGCGAATCCGGGAAAAGCTACCTCGAGCGGCCCGGAAAGGGAGCATGTTTATACCCACTACTTTGTGGGGGGTAACGCCTTCGTAACAGATGCCCTCGGAGAAGGCAGGCATGAAAAACGGGCAATAGAATACCTGCAGCATGCCGCAGCCCTGGACGTAAAAGCCCCGGAAGCAGCTGAAGCCGGGGAAACCGTGGACATTGAAGTGGAGATAAAAAACATCGGGGCAGGGCATAAAATCCCAAGTGGAGTCACTGAAGACAGGGAAATCTGGCTGGAACTTACCGCAACAGACGCAGAAGGGAAGGAGCTTTACCATTCCGGAGCCCTGGACGAAGCAGGAGAAATAGACCCGGAAGCAACAGTCTACCATACGGTCTTTGCGAATTCCGAAGGGCAACCCACCTTAAAAGTCTGGGAAGCAGAAAGCATCCTTTACGATAACAGAATTCCCCCGAAAGCCTCGGTGCTGGAAAACCATTCCTTTGTGATGCCCGAAGGAGTCACACCTCCAATCACCATAAAATCGGTCCTGCACTACCGCTCAGCTTCCCAGGAACATATCGACGAGCTCTTCGGGGAAGGCACCTATACCGTACCGGTAATAGATATGGCAACTTACCCTGAAACCGAGACTTCAAGTCCTGGAATTCCGGAAATAGGGGCAGCAGGAATGCTGGCAATCGTTTTCCTTGCAGTAACTTACAGGAAATTAAAAGGGTGA
- the afpA gene encoding archaeoflavoprotein AfpA, translating into MVEVVAKKIKRIAWAITGSGDQMIETYNTMVDLKKRTGVETMVFLSREGETVMKWYHLWDKIQKDFPNFKTDAGPNSPFIAGPLQMGYYDFLLVAPATANTVAKIVHGIADTLVTNAVSQTAKGSTPIYILPVDQKRGTVKTSAPTGRTFELTMREVDVSNSEKLARMENITLLKSPYDIYDLLGMEKPEV; encoded by the coding sequence ATGGTGGAAGTGGTAGCTAAAAAGATCAAGAGAATCGCATGGGCTATAACTGGCTCGGGGGACCAGATGATAGAGACCTACAACACGATGGTAGATCTCAAAAAGCGGACAGGGGTCGAAACAATGGTTTTCCTATCCAGGGAGGGAGAGACCGTAATGAAATGGTATCACCTCTGGGACAAAATCCAGAAGGACTTCCCCAATTTCAAGACGGATGCGGGACCCAACTCACCATTCATTGCAGGCCCGCTCCAGATGGGGTATTACGACTTCCTCCTGGTAGCCCCGGCAACTGCCAACACGGTTGCAAAGATCGTCCACGGGATTGCTGATACCCTGGTAACGAATGCGGTGTCCCAGACTGCAAAAGGCTCGACTCCCATCTATATCCTGCCCGTTGACCAGAAGAGGGGCACTGTAAAGACTTCCGCACCCACAGGCCGGACTTTTGAACTCACAATGAGAGAGGTAGATGTTAGCAACTCGGAAAAACTGGCCCGGATGGAAAACATCACCCTGCTCAAAAGTCCTTATGACATCTATGACCTCCTGGGGATGGAAAAACCGGAAGTTTAA